The window CATTTTCCAGTGAAGAACTCAAAATGCACAAGCTCGTGTCCGTCGCTTTGCTAGTCTTTGTCTCATGGTCTACGCCGGCGGTCTCTTCCCGGTCCGGCGTCCCTTGCTACCAATCCATCTTCAGCTTCGGTGACTCCTTCGCTGACACGGGCAATAACCCTGTCGTCTTCGAATGGTACTCCATCTTCGACCCCGTCACCCGTCCTCCCTATGGCACCAGCTTTTTCGGCCACCACACTGGTCGCAACGGGGACGGGCGGCTCATCATCGACTTCATCGATACGTGCTCACACCTCGCGTCGCCTCGTCTGGCGACTCGGGGGTAAAAAACCCTTGCGCCGCCACCCTCTTCCCCTTCCCCCCAGCCGTCCTGCCGCCGCCAGAGGACGCCCCCGGCGAAGCTCGGGCCGGCCCCaaggaaggcggcggcggggcgccagGTCCTGGTCTCCGAGGCAGCGGCAGATGGAGGCGCGACGAGGCGCGAGGTGGGCGGCGCGCGGGCTGGACCCGATCTGGGGTCCGGCACGCCCTGGACGCAGCTATGCAGGGGCCCGCGTGCACGGCGCGAGGCCGCTTCGAGCGACGCGGTGGCGCGTGGGGGGGTTTCCCCAGAGCCGATCTGTTGGGGTTGGCCTTCCCCCCGTGGCGCGGCTCTCCTCTCCCGCGGGGCATCGCGGCTGACGGCCCGCCTGCAGCTCGGATCCATGGCGGCGGCCATGGCTGGTGGCACGCGGCGTAGcttggcggcgggcggcgccggcgtggacaGGTGGGCCACTTCCCTGGTCATGTGGATGGCGGGGAGGTGGTGGGCTTCGGCTGCGGCGGCGGATCCTCGCTGGATGTTGGTGGCCATGGTGATGTTCGTCCTCGACCCCGATCTACTCCGATCTGCAGCGGATCCGGCCCTTGGTCGCTTCGGTCACCGTTCTTGGGTGCTGGCCTTGCAGATCCGGTGGCTGGAAGGGTTCCGTGGGAATCTCTTGGCCGGCGTGGCGGCCACTCCGATGGCAGTGCCTTTGGGTGttgcttccctcgttggaggcttcGGAGAGGACCTCCTTCCTTCCACCCCTCCCAAGAGCTCAGATGAAAACCTCATACCCCCCTGTTCCAAGCGACGACGACATCACGGTGGCGTgctccttcctgaaggcgttgctcgGGGGCTGCTCAAGCGGCGGTGGAAGTGGCGGCGGTGCGATGTCGACATATGCATTCTGGTCAGTTTCATCTTGGAGGCTGCGGCGACGTAGGCGACGCTCGTCTGGTGGAGCTAATGCCGATGGTTGAGGCATCGTCGGCAGTACGCGCCATCAGGTTCGGGATGCTCAGGGGGAAACCCCATATCTGGGTCTTCCGGATCGGATGATGATGGTGTTCTATCGCTTTCCCTTCTGGGGGCATCGTCTTGGAGCAAGTGCTGGCTGGAGGGatggtggagcggtgtttcatctCACACATTGGATGGCGGCGGAGATCGatggcatggcgctgtggagactcggcacccgatgcgcggagatgggctcgcgcaggaggaggttgctatctggcgtcatggtgacgtcgatggctgagtggccagacaaggtagaagcctcaatatgatctgaagacctgtggaagatgcggcgacgacacacgagtgcgtctgatcgGATTGtgtcccagacccggtatgtggctcggctggggcttccgaatgagtttcggcttccggcttttgatattaggcttaggtgagtggtttgggtagtggctcagctagcaccccttcatcattttggataggagtaggggcatatgttgccaagatggtggactcagacacattgttgtaatactttgtaaggtcctcgagaataatcaataaagtggccgtatgcatctcccagatgcagaggccgggggtcatcctccttttctaaaaaaaaaaaaaaaaaacgtgCTCACATCAGCTGTTCTTGGGACGGCCAGTGCCGGCAACTACAAAACGTACGTATGTGGAATCCAGCCTAGCTATAACTATAGGCTCTTTTTGGGTGCAGCTGAGAACTTGGGCCTACCATATGTCCCGCCCAACCTGGCGCACAACGGTAGCTTCCGGCGAGGcgccaactttgccgttggtgccgCAACCGCAGTCGATGCTGGTTTCTTCCACGAGAGGGGTATCCCCAGTGCCACCAGCAAGTTCCCGCTGAACACCAGCTTAGGCGTGCAGCTGGAGTGGTTTGAGTCCCTGAAGCCTTCCTTATATCGCACAACCCGAGGTTACTTTGAACATTCACTGTCATCGTTCGTTGTTATCTTGTAGCTAGCTATCATTACCCAAGTAAGAGGCTGATGAGAATTCAAATTGTACGCATGCAGAGTGTAAGAAATTCTTCGGCAGATCCCTCTTCTTCGTGGGGGAGTTCGGAGTCAACGACTATCACATGTCGTTCCAACAGAGAACGGTACAGGAGGTCAGGTCCCTCGTTCCTGATGTCGTCGCGAGCATCTCCAAGGCCATCGAGGTTCGTTACGTACTCCATCAGGctatcaagtactccctccgtttcaaaatagatgacccaactttgtactaactttagtagatGCATGTACTGACTGATCGAAGCAGCATCCATGATAAACCAATTGCTTATGTGAGCAGAGGCTCATCACCATGCATGGCGCGAGGAGCCTTGTTGTCCCTGGAGTGATTCCGTCGGGATGCTCGCCGCCCATCCTGACCAGGTTCGCCGACGCCTCACCACCATCAGCATACGACTCCAGGACCGGCTGTCTCAAAGCATATAACGAGCTGGGGTTGCACCACAACTCGCTGCTGCAGGCTGAGCTAGCCAAGCTTCAGGCCAAGCACTGGAACGCCAGGATCATCTACGCCGATTTCTTCGGCCCAATCATGGACATGGTGGAGTCGCCTCACAAGTTTGGTCAGTCGCCAACTCAACCAAAAGAAAAGAATCTATATATGTTAGTTGCACATATACAAATTTTCATTATTCATGGAAAGGTGGTTGACTCTGATGCATGGATTATCACAGGTTTTGAACAAGACGTGCTTATGGTGTGCTGTGGAGGGGCTGGACGATACAGATTAAATTCGACGGTTCCATGCGGCGATGCTGCTGCAACGACGTGCCCGGATCCATCCGCTCGCTTGTACTGGGACGGCGTCCATCTGACGGAGGCAGCTAACCGCCACATCGCCAATATCTGGCTGGGCAGCATAACCTCGGCAACAAGAGTCAGCAGCAGCAAGTGTGCAAAGTGGCCATGTCGACCCACCGGGTGAAAAACTCATTTCTACCATGCATGGTTGTGTGTGTCCCACGGTTGCTTCAAAATTTACCAACCTAATCTTCTATGTTTCAACATTTGCTGCACACACAATATAAATATATTTGTTGGGCCTCATTGATATGAAGTCTTTTCCCTAATAATGAAGCACGGGTTGAGTCTGCCGGGTTCAGCATCACGGCGATTTTGCAAGAAAGTCCCTATGTCTTTTGAAATTTGACACGCGGTACATAAAATAAGTCAGCCGAACCGGTACGGTCGAGATAAAAAAAATAACCTAACCTCACGACCCTGCCGGCAGTCCACTTCGACCTCTGCCGGTCCTAGCCCCGCAGTCCGTTCGGCAAGCGGTGCCCTTGTCGGCGGTGAAGACGGCCATGGCCTCGGGGGAGGACGGGAAGGCGGCCTCGTGCTCGCGCCGGAGGATGGAGGCCGCCTCGCCTGGACGCGTGCTCGGCTGAGGGGTGACGCCCTTGTCGGCGGCGGAGATGGCTACTGCCGCAGCGGAGGACGAGGGGGGAGGCACTGGTGACGACGAGGAAGGCCGGAGCACGGTTTCTCGGGCAGATCCATGGCAGCAGCGGCTCCTGGGCAGGAAGGGGGTGAGGGAGAGAAGAAAGCAGAAAATAGGAGCTGGTTTGTTCGGCGCACAAACACCCACCATGGCCGTCTCCGATTGCTCGTCACCGCCGCGGATGTCATGGACTCCGACCACGGGGAGCTCGCACGCCCTGCAGCGGCTAGAACTAGCTGATGGTCATCCCGCATCCTCGACTTCATCCTTTCCCGTGCCCTCCTCCATCCATGACCTCTGGTGCACCACTGCTCCTGTATTAACTTCAGTTAGATGTTAGTCATCTCTTTTTCGATAAAAGGGACCACCCGGGCCCCATTTTCATTACGAAAATGGAGTTTGGGATACATCAACACCATCCATTACACTACTCAGCAAAGATGCATCAGCGCATCAGGAGAAGCAGAATCCTACATCCCTAGTCATCTAACCCCATATCAAAGTATGCCAAAACGCTACCTACAGGAATGAGATGTGAGTCTTGTCGGCAGAGTACTGTTGTAGACCTCCTTCCATTCCGTGATGACCCCTAATTAGTACATGTGCAGGCATCGTTTATTGCTCATGGCTTTTCTGTTCAAACAGAACTTTGAAATCCACTTCATATAATTGCTCATGACTTGACAGAAATCATTCTTATGAGCACATCATTAGGTCAGTCAACTTCAACTTCCATGTGGAAGTGGAACTATTGTTGTCCGTCAGTTAAGACAGTTGGGAACTTGGTGTATCATTCTTGGCTGTTGTATTAGGATATTAGCGAGCACGTACATGCAGATATGCTTGTGATTCCAAAAATTGTACACTAAGAGATTAGTGTGTGGGTCGCTCAAGTCCTGTGGGGTGCTGGGCTGAAGGTGTTCCATATACATGAACCATAAACTAGAATTGAAATTATTCTCTGCATGCACAAGTAAAACCTATGCAAAGTGAAAGATCCATAGTTGCAGTTTATATTCAATACTTCTTCATTGCAACTATCGGTTTCGACGCATTTTCTTTCTCTAATTCTACAACTCTATAAACTGTAACTCAGTTTTGCTAACGAATGCTTTGCTCTTCATAAAACTAATTTTCTACTAACTGGGTTCTTTATTTCGATTATAGTATATTCGTTACCATGGTCAAGGAATTATTAGCGAGTTTTTTCTGACTTAGTCAACTTACCCTCGCAGTAATCTGCCATAAAAGATAGATTGTAAACAAACGTCTACTTTAGCAGCTGAGATCAAGATGGTACTGGTATTCTCCGTGGCACCAAATCGTGGTTCATAAGAACTGGTATTCTCCCcgtcgcaatgcacgggcatttgtgctagtaataGTTAAATTTGGGAGCACCTATGCATCAGGAACCTGAAATTTACTTCAGTTTTAGTCACTTTTTTCCACACCCTTGATTTAACATCCAACAAACCACCTGCAAAAAAAAAATCCAACGAACCATGCTATCCAGAGCCCAATGCCGTGCTGGATGCTCCCTATTGAAGCCCACTAAAACTCTCATGATGGCCCTCTTGTAGCCAGCCCTACCAAGACTCCGGTGATGCTTTTTTTTTGCGAGGTTGTGATGCTACAACATGCGTATGCCTGAGCTCATCTTGTGTGCTGACTGGTGCTTCAACTTGATTAGAAATAATTACCAAACTTGGCAGGTAATTATGCATACTGACACATAATGTGTACTAATCTCATTTTCCTTTAATTTCATACAACATTAAATATAGTATAGTTTTGTTTTCTAAATAAAAAATATTATATATTATAGTAGCTAACAAAATAATAACTAAAATGTACATATGGACAAATACAATAGAAAATCCGATAAGAAAAAATCAACTAAGCAACAACAATAAAAATTGGGGACAGAAACACTAGCACTAGCATGAAAACTAAGATAGAGTGAATTAGCCACATTTATATTAACCATAAATAAGAAATAAAATAAAGGAATAAAAGTAATTAgttcaaatacaaaaaaaattgaTTTCATAACACAAAATGAAATAGCGTTGCACCATTAAAACATCAAAACACTGCCGCATTCGCAAATATGGGAGAAAACCTGATAGCCAAAAACTGGGCCAACAAACCAACAAAATTACAGCCAAAAACATTGGCACAAGAGAGACAATGAGAATATAAAGTAAAATAGTTGCTATTTTAAAATAGAATGAATTATGGCATGGGTATTTCCCAAAAGAAGATAGAAAATGAAGAAAACTTTAAATAAGTAGTAATTAAAATTTAAAAAATTAAATAGACAAAAAACTAGAAAATTCATAATTTTTGAAGGAAGAATGAATTAAGGGCATTGATACAACCTTAAAGAAGAATGAAAAAATAAATTTGACAAAAACATTGCAGTCAATTTTTATAGAAATCGAACCGtctcataatatgcaagaataagtatGCAGTAGTGCCATTTTCACACAAATAGTATGATTTACACATGGATTGCATAAAACTTGAGGACGTACATTTTCAGTTATACAGTATCCACGTTAAAAATTAACTATATCGCACCATTAGCAGCATCAATTGCTGATGAATGCAAAACCAAGCAACAATGAAAAAACAAGCAAGCAACAATAATAACAAAAACTAGAAGGAAAAAAATAAGTACAACTGAGGAAAAAATCGCATCGACCATTTTTAATATTAGTAAAAAAGATGTATATGAAAAAAAATAAGGTAGAATGAATGCCAGTAGGAATCACAACACAATGAAACGGATGGTCACCGATTCGACTGAAACAAAATAAATttcagtttctttttctttttgcgatTGAAATTTCAGTTTCTTGTTGATTGGCAAAACCGAAAGAAAATAGtaaaatgcgaatgatgacatataTATGCATACATGTTTCATTGAACTTGCAGCATTCCATAATTTGCAAAAAATAACTATGTATGAGTGTGGCTTTTTCTTGCTGCGTCGTTGCATTACATAAACAAAATAAAAACATACAGGCATAAAAAATAGAAGATATTATTATTCCAAGAAAGAATGAATTAAGGCATTGCTATTACCCTATAacaagaaagaaatggaaaaaggaATGCTAGAATATAATAACAAAATATCCACACACGATTTATAAAATTTGCTCTAATCCACAATATGCAAGAACGTTGATATAGTAGTATAATCTGCATATACATACTTCCATGTTATACACTGTGTTCACACAACAATAATAATAATGCCGACGATTAACCATCCCTTGATTATTCAGAAAAAAATCCCTCGGTACGCGAAACTAAATTatagcacacacacacacccgctTCACGGACACGAGCACACACGTCACATTACGTGGACCGTGTGCTGCACCAGCCAACCAGTAGCCTTTACTAGTAGGGTgcacgtgcgttgccacgggctcttgaaatagTTTGCAAGAGTTACATGTTAAATTTCACATGTACAAACAATATAAAACAAACACACTCATTGAATAATTGAAGTCCATTTTTGCAACGTAAATTGATAACAAAAAGAAAGATTAACAACATATCCATGTAACAAATTGAGCGATGTTCGACTTTCACATCTATTACAAAACTATCAATATCTAGATGGTGCGCTTAAAAAATTCTTTCACAATATCAGGAAAATTGCATTTAGCTTTATTCGCACAATGttttagcaagtataataaaaaatTGCTTTCTCAACTCATACACATCCTGCACAAACAATATATGTAGTTAGTATGAAAATTTTACACTGAAGGTCTTAAAACATATAACGGACAATACTCACCGCGCAAACCGGCTTGACCAATTATTTACCGTTCCACcagagcataaaatgaaaaacaaaatagccaGACACATTCATGCAATTTTTTAAATTAATAATATAAAGAATATAATGATAACAAAAATAAATGCATTTATTATGAATTAATTACCCATCTATACTCGTTGGAATACCAAACAGAAATAAACATTGCCATTTAGATATATTGGAATTCCAACCAGGCAGCTTTATTTTgagtgcttctttgaaatcccttgCAAAACTTTTTAATTTTAATGTGTGACTCAACTTTTTATCCTCTGAcgattgtgatgtttgaatagggtCCATAATATAGACAACGTGCCTCTTTGTCGATGACGTACAAGATGTATCGGCCCATAGATGCATAGAGAAGATAAATCTACAAATGGAGCTATTAGAAATAACAATAAACTATGATAACAATAGACAAAATACTTTACTTACCATGTTGCACAATGAGATGTCTTTGTCTATCCCAGGCCAGCTATCAAATAATGTTGCCAATGTCTGGATAGTTTCCTTCTCGCAAAACTTCTGACCTCGTGTTGACTTTAGTATCATGGACTAAGTAAAAAAAGAAATATTATTTCAACATGTTTATACTAATGCCACATAGAATGAAGAGTTACGATAACTTACATAAAAtcttagatccatgtagtgtataggAGGGTCTATGAACAATACTTCCTTGTCACATGCCAGTATACGCACAGCGGTGTTGAAGCAATCATTGTCCATAGGTTGCTCCATGTTAAGTATGCCTTGAAGTTTCTTAAGACTTGAGTTCATTGGATGGGGTGTCGAGCTCCGGACCCATTCCTTCCTAAAAATTGGATGGTATTTCAGAATAATAATGTACATGTGCACATTAATTATTGATACATGATACTTACCCCAAACACCCGGCATCATCGATCGACATGATGTAGTTCCATAGGTCAGCAAGTAATTCACGTTGGTCCATGGGCATGATAGTGATTGGGGCAGGACGTTTGTCTTCGACTATGTTAGGTGGATTCTCTAGGATCTCGAGATCAGAATTAGCTAAAGTTTCTTCATCGTCAGGTTGATGATATATGGGACCTCCTTTTAGCTTATTCAGCTCTCAATCGAGCAAAATGACGGCTAATTTTCGTCGAAAGTGTTTCATATCCTCCTACAAAATATTTTCCACCTCCATGAACACACAATTTGAATTTCAAACACGTAACGGTGCACTTGTGCTATATTTCACACTAAAGCTCTCTCTATGTCTCCTCCCTCTCATTGTAACATGTCAGTGCCACTCTATCCTTACATACTCTTTTTCACACCCTATATATCTGTCTCTCGCTCCCACACTTTGTCTACGGCGACTAATAGTCACCTGTGCGCCGGCCTAACTTTCGGCCGGTCAGCCCCTGAGCGTCCGATCTGGATGTCTACATCCGTtgatttcttcttcctcccaaaaataatTCTGATTCGCTCACACACAACACGCCCACTCGCATAGCGTGGTTGCCCCACCCGACGTCCTCCATGGCCGCCGTCGTCGCCATCAAATGCAGCTCGCTGCCCCTCGCCGTCCTCGTCGTCGCACGGCCTCCCAATTTTGCAAACGTTTCCAGCGACACCCACTGCCAGATGCAACTCCACTAAAGCCTAACGCAGCTTGCCGCCAAGCCGGTTCCAGCAACCAATCGAAGCACGGCGGCGCCCGCCGCCTGGCTCGCCGTCGCCATCGAGTTTACAACACTGTTTTccagcaaaaaaacaaaaatccgAGCAACCAGAGAAACCAAAAAAGCCAGTTGAAGCAAAAAATTAGCTGGTTCCAGCAAACAAAACTGCCGGTTCCAGCAAATACCATAGATTGTCGTCGTCGAGTCGTAGCAAAATTTCTCGCCGGTCGTAGCAAAAACAAAAGCCGGTTCCACCTTCCGACAATTATGGTTGCAACACCTGCCGTGGATCGGTACTGCTGGTTGTAGCATCTCCTTCTACTGGTTCCAGCACCGTTGCATCCGCTTCGTCATCGTTGTAGCTCGCGAGCGCCGCGATTGCAGCTTTTTTGCTTGCTGGTTGTGGCTCTACCAGTGGGCAGTGCCGGCTTTTTCTCTGGCTGGTCGCAGCTATGGCGCCCGATTGCAGCTTTCTGGTGGCTGATTCCAGCATTGCTGGCGGCGGGTTGCAACACCTCGTTGTGCCGGTTCCAGCTCCGGGCCAGGCGTTAGGCAGCGCACCGCCGGCGGCCGGAATAGAGTGGAGCTCGTTGTGCTAGGAAGAAGACTGAGAGAGGGTAGGATGCGGGTTGTGGAGGTCGTCGGGCTAgaggaggtcgccggcgtcgtcggAATTCACGGTAGCGGTGCGCTCCAGCGATTGGAAGAAGGGGGCCAGGAAGAGTGAGTGGATAAGATCCCCCGATTGGGAAGAGATAAGGAAAGGAGGGGAGGCGCGGCGCGGTGCGTGTGTCCCCCGATTGGGAAGAGATAAGGAGAGGAGAGAAGGAGAGAAGTACAATTTGCTGTGATCGAATGCACGCGGCGCAACCGGCCCAACGCTCGGTCGGCGCGCAGCACAAAAACGTTTCCCTTTGTCTACCaccctccatctctctctctccgccCACTTCTCTCTCCCACCCTCGCACTTTCTCTCTTTCTCACCCTCTCTCTcacaccccctcccctccccctcaacTGTGGACCAACTTAATTTGCTCAGTGTTACTATACGATAGTATCCAGGAAGCCTAAACATTAAAGAGAAAATTTAACCTTTACAGGGGCTAAGACAACTTTTTGAACTTCATCGTGGCTCATTTATTCATCATGGCAATACAGTCAAAGCAAGAAGCCCTAGTTGATTGGTTCGTGCCTAACACCTCCCCTGTTTGACCAACACAAAACAATTGCAGGTTGGTACCGCCGCCCATCGTCCAAGCTCGCTTTCTTCCGCTTTACTTTGTTCATGCCACCTCCCAATCATATCAACAGAAGAGTCGATTACCCCTACAATTCAAAATTTTAGTCC is drawn from Triticum dicoccoides isolate Atlit2015 ecotype Zavitan chromosome 6B, WEW_v2.0, whole genome shotgun sequence and contains these coding sequences:
- the LOC119323920 gene encoding uncharacterized protein LOC119323920, whose product is MPMDQRELLADLWNYIMSIDDAGCLGKEWVRSSTPHPMNSSLKKLQGILNMEQPMDNDCFNTAVRILACDKEVLFIDPPIHYMDLRFYSMILKSTRGQKFCEKETIQTLATLFDSWPGIDKDISLCNMIYLLYASMGRYILYVIDKEARCLYYGPYSNITIVRG
- the LOC119321979 gene encoding GDSL esterase/lipase At5g45910-like — translated: MHKLVSVALLVFVSWSTPAVSSRSGVPCYQSIFSFGDSFADTGNNPVVFEWYSIFDPVTRPPYGTSFFGHHTGRNGDGRLIIDFIAENLGLPYVPPNLAHNGSFRRGANFAVGAATAVDAGFFHERGIPSATSKFPLNTSLGVQLEWFESLKPSLYRTTRECKKFFGRSLFFVGEFGVNDYHMSFQQRTVQEVRSLVPDVVASISKAIERLITMHGARSLVVPGVIPSGCSPPILTRFADASPPSAYDSRTGCLKAYNELGLHHNSLLQAELAKLQAKHWNARIIYADFFGPIMDMVESPHKFGFEQDVLMVCCGGAGRYRLNSTVPCGDAAATTCPDPSARLYWDGVHLTEAANRHIANIWLGSITSATRVSSSKCAKWPCRPTG